In Excalfactoria chinensis isolate bCotChi1 chromosome 3, bCotChi1.hap2, whole genome shotgun sequence, one DNA window encodes the following:
- the LOC140249369 gene encoding syncytin-2-like, with amino-acid sequence MWPWNQSSWGLAALGVLVWLQCCGAFWAPPQPKENIWVTLANKTGQDAICLALSSPGNPFSTCLVGIPLDASPCPEGVPPCQSNDTKGYADNWDVYIPHFPIAPLEPQELEILGSVKADWCIYFNWTGSYRVGPDRSKIKPRSVNSSLLIYRNQSVWCNYTSTSISVSSNSPITLPYGVFLICGDRAWAGVPSKIVGGPCTLGRLTLLTPNTSMILQIHRQHSRVKRMTHAFTTDCKDGVQFWSTTGTIFASIFPANVAAAKASAMLNGLGCWLAKQTNATSEALSQLLMDVDSIRHATLQNRAAIDFLLLAQGHGCEEFEGMCCMNLSDHSVSIHKQLQTLHTLTNNLQVNSGFGLDDWLRGLGLGPWLTSLLQHLITIGLVLMAIILIVPCLFKCLQNALMRMIDSKYNASLVVQKENGGSLESVYAEWLREKGHDETPLVKL; translated from the coding sequence ATGTGGCCTTGGAATCAAAGCTCTTGGGGCCTAGCAGCCCTAGGAGTACTGGTTTGGCTGCAATGCTGTGGTGCATTTTGGGCTCCTCCACAACCTAAGGAAAATATCTGGGTTACGCTAGCTAATAAGACAGGCCAAGATGCCATATGCTTAGCATTATCATCTCCTGGCAACCCCTTTTCCACCTGCTTGGTAGGTATACCCTTGGATGCTTCTCCGTGTCCAGAAGGTGTCCCGCCTTGCCAATCCAATGATACAAAGGGCTACGCAGACAATTGGGACGTGTACATACCCCATTTTCCCATAGCCCCCCTGGAACCACAAGAATTGGAAATTCTAGGATCGGTAAAGGCCGATTggtgtatatattttaattggACCGGCAGTTATCGAGTTGGACCTGACAGATCAAAAATCAAACCAAGAAGTGTAAATTCTAGCCTGCTCATATATAGAAATCAATCAGTATGGTGTAACTATACAAGCACCAGTATATCTGTCTCATCTAACAGCCCTATAACACTGCCCTACGGAGTGTTCTTGATATGTGGAGATCGGGCTTGGGCAGGAGTCCCCTCTAAGATAGTAGGAGGACCATGTACATTAGGCCGTTTAACACTGCTTACTCCTAATACTTCCATGATCCTCCAGATTCATAGACAGCACTCCAGGGTAAAAAGGATGACTCATGCCTTTACAACAGACTGTAAAGATGGGGTACAATTTTGGTCTACAACAGGAACAATATTTGCCTCTATTTTTCCAGCTAATGTTGCCGCTGCTAAAGCATCAGCCATGCTGAATGGTTTGGGCTGCTGGCTAGCAAAACAAACGAATGCCACTTCAGAGGCATTGTCTCAACTACTGATGGATGTGGATTCAATAAGGCATGCTACACTCCAGAATAGAGCAGCAATTGATTTCCTGTTATTAGCACAGGGGCATGGGTGTGAGGAGTTCGAAGGCATGTGCTGTATGAATTTATCAGACCACTCAGTATCTATACATAAGCAGCTACAAACACTGCACACGCTAACCAACAATTTGCAAGTAAATTCTGGCTTTGGTCTTGACGACTGGCTTAGAGGCTTAGGTTTAGGCCCTTGGCTTACTTCTCTGCTACAGCACTTGATCACAATCGGCCTGGTACTGATGGCCATCATATTAATAGTTCCCTGCCTCtttaaatgtttgcaaaatGCACTAATGAGAATGATCGACTCAAAATACAATGCCTCCTTAGTTGTTCAAAAAGAAAACGGGGGAAGTCTGGAGAGTGTTTATGCAGAATGGCTtcgtgagaaaggacatgatgaaactccattagttaaattgtaa